One Cervus canadensis isolate Bull #8, Minnesota chromosome 1, ASM1932006v1, whole genome shotgun sequence genomic window carries:
- the LOC122451049 gene encoding phosphatidylcholine transfer protein isoform X2, whose protein sequence is MEPGAGAFSEEQFREACAELQRPALSGAAWELLVETQGISVYRLLDQTGLYAHKVFGVLEDCLPDLLADVYMDLAYRKQWDQYVKELYEKECNGETVVYWQVKYPFPMSNRDYVYVRQRRELDFEGRKVHVIVSQSTSEPQIPEKSGVIRVKQYTQRLAIQSDGKRGSKVFMYYFDNPGGQIPSWVINWAAKNGVPNFLKDMVKACQNYRRT, encoded by the exons ATGGAGCCTGGGGCCGGCGCCTTCTCCGAGGAACAGTTCCGGGAGGCCTGCGCCGAGCTCCAGCGGCCCGCACTCTCCGGGGCCGCCTGGGAGCTGCTGGTGGAGACCCAGGGCATCAGCGTCTACCGGCTGCTGGACCAG ACTGGATTGTATGCACATAAGGTCTTTGGTGTTCTGGAGGACTGCTTACCAGATCTGCTTGCAGATGTCTATATGGACTTAGCCTATAGGAAACAGTGGGACCAATATGTTAAAG aactgtatgaaaaagaatgcaatggagaaacagtggtCTACTGGCAAGTGAAGTACCCTTTTCCCATGTCTAACAGAGAT TATGTTTACGTGCGGCAGCGGCGGGAGCTGGATTTTGAAGGGCGGAAGGTCCACGTGATCGTGTCCCAGAGCACCTCTGAGCCACAGATTCCAGAGAAGTCGGGTGTGATCCGGGTGAAGCAGTACACACAGAGGCTGGCGATCCAGAGCGATGGCAAGAGGGGGAGCAAAG ttTTCATGTACTACTTCGATAATCCTGGTGGCCAGATTCCTTCCTGGGTCATTAACTGGGCTGCTAAG AATGGAGTTCCTAACTTCTTGAAAGACATGGTGAAAGCCTGTCAGAACTACAGGAGAACCTAG
- the LOC122451049 gene encoding phosphatidylcholine transfer protein isoform X1 — protein MEPGAGAFSEEQFREACAELQRPALSGAAWELLVETQGISVYRLLDQQTGLYAHKVFGVLEDCLPDLLADVYMDLAYRKQWDQYVKELYEKECNGETVVYWQVKYPFPMSNRDYVYVRQRRELDFEGRKVHVIVSQSTSEPQIPEKSGVIRVKQYTQRLAIQSDGKRGSKVFMYYFDNPGGQIPSWVINWAAKNGVPNFLKDMVKACQNYRRT, from the exons ATGGAGCCTGGGGCCGGCGCCTTCTCCGAGGAACAGTTCCGGGAGGCCTGCGCCGAGCTCCAGCGGCCCGCACTCTCCGGGGCCGCCTGGGAGCTGCTGGTGGAGACCCAGGGCATCAGCGTCTACCGGCTGCTGGACCAG CAGACTGGATTGTATGCACATAAGGTCTTTGGTGTTCTGGAGGACTGCTTACCAGATCTGCTTGCAGATGTCTATATGGACTTAGCCTATAGGAAACAGTGGGACCAATATGTTAAAG aactgtatgaaaaagaatgcaatggagaaacagtggtCTACTGGCAAGTGAAGTACCCTTTTCCCATGTCTAACAGAGAT TATGTTTACGTGCGGCAGCGGCGGGAGCTGGATTTTGAAGGGCGGAAGGTCCACGTGATCGTGTCCCAGAGCACCTCTGAGCCACAGATTCCAGAGAAGTCGGGTGTGATCCGGGTGAAGCAGTACACACAGAGGCTGGCGATCCAGAGCGATGGCAAGAGGGGGAGCAAAG ttTTCATGTACTACTTCGATAATCCTGGTGGCCAGATTCCTTCCTGGGTCATTAACTGGGCTGCTAAG AATGGAGTTCCTAACTTCTTGAAAGACATGGTGAAAGCCTGTCAGAACTACAGGAGAACCTAG